A genome region from Bacteroides stercoris ATCC 43183 includes the following:
- a CDS encoding DUF3872 domain-containing protein, with protein MNILNNRNKRTSIFKAVALCLIAAMSFTLVSCDDDMDIQQSYPFTVEVMPVPNKVVKGQTVEIRCELKKEGDFSGTLYTIRYFQFEGEGSLKMDNGITFLPNDRYLLENEKFRLYYTAAGDEAHNFIVVVEDNFSNSYELEFDFNNRNVKDDDLTIVPIGNFSPLLK; from the coding sequence ATGAACATACTGAACAACAGAAACAAGAGAACATCAATATTCAAGGCAGTGGCGTTATGCCTGATAGCCGCCATGTCATTCACCCTCGTGTCATGTGACGATGACATGGACATCCAGCAGTCCTATCCCTTCACGGTGGAGGTCATGCCCGTGCCGAACAAGGTAGTAAAGGGGCAGACAGTGGAAATCCGCTGTGAACTGAAAAAGGAGGGCGACTTTTCGGGTACGCTCTATACCATCCGCTATTTCCAGTTCGAGGGGGAAGGCTCGCTCAAAATGGATAACGGCATCACCTTCCTGCCTAACGACCGCTACCTGCTGGAGAACGAAAAATTCCGCCTGTACTACACGGCGGCGGGTGATGAGGCGCATAATTTCATCGTGGTGGTGGAGGATAACTTTAGCAACTCCTACGAACTGGAATTTGACTTCAACAACAGGAATGTAAAGGACGACGATCTTACCATCGTTCCCATCGGCAACTTCAGCCCCTTGTTGAAATGA
- a CDS encoding toprim domain-containing protein has protein sequence MERTEIDAVRRMPLADFLARLGHEPVRRSGNELWYLAPYRGERTSSFRVNVAKQLWYDFGLGKGGDIFTLAGEFLQSDDFMKQAKFIAEAANMTVAGWEKPVYLSKPTESVFEDVEVAPLLRSLLTEYLEERGIPYAIASRHCCRLNYGVRGKRYFAVGFPNMAGGYEVRSRYFKGCIPPKSVSLVKANDIPADECLVFEGFMDFLSAVTLGVTGNADCLVLNSVANVEKAAGLLDGYGRIGCFLDRDEAGRRTLAALTMRYGERVTDRSSLYDGCKDLNEYLQLTTKKQKNNHLKIEEQ, from the coding sequence ATGGAAAGGACGGAAATAGATGCTGTCAGAAGGATGCCGCTTGCGGATTTTCTCGCACGGCTGGGGCATGAGCCTGTCAGAAGGAGCGGTAACGAGCTGTGGTATCTTGCCCCGTACAGGGGCGAGCGCACATCCTCTTTCCGTGTGAACGTGGCGAAACAGCTCTGGTACGACTTCGGTTTGGGCAAGGGCGGCGACATCTTCACGCTTGCCGGGGAGTTTCTGCAAAGCGATGACTTCATGAAGCAAGCGAAGTTCATAGCGGAAGCCGCCAATATGACGGTTGCCGGATGGGAAAAGCCCGTCTATCTCTCGAAGCCGACCGAATCCGTTTTTGAGGATGTGGAGGTCGCTCCGCTGCTCCGCTCACTGCTGACGGAGTATTTAGAGGAACGGGGCATCCCTTACGCCATCGCATCCCGTCACTGCTGCCGCTTGAACTACGGTGTGCGTGGGAAACGGTATTTTGCCGTTGGCTTTCCGAACATGGCAGGTGGCTATGAAGTCAGAAGCCGATATTTCAAGGGTTGCATACCTCCGAAGTCTGTATCACTGGTAAAGGCGAATGACATCCCGGCTGACGAGTGCCTCGTGTTCGAGGGCTTCATGGACTTTCTCTCTGCCGTGACGCTTGGTGTAACCGGTAACGCTGACTGTCTTGTGCTGAACTCAGTCGCCAACGTGGAGAAGGCGGCGGGATTGCTGGACGGATACGGGCGCATCGGCTGCTTCCTCGACCGTGACGAAGCCGGACGGCGGACGCTTGCCGCACTTACCATGCGATACGGGGAACGTGTCACCGACCGTTCCTCCCTCTATGACGGTTGCAAGGACTTGAACGAGTACCTGCAACTGACAACGAAAAAACAGAAAAACAACCATCTAAAAATCGAAGAACAATGA
- a CDS encoding PcfK-like family protein, with protein sequence MKGTDHFKRTIYMYLEQRAEEDALFAKKYRNPAKNMDECVTHILNYVQKSGCNGFTDGEIFGQAIHYYEENEIEVGKPMDCQVVVNHVVKLTAEEKAEARQNAVRKYQEEELRKLQNRHRPSARKENQPQPSLFDLGL encoded by the coding sequence ATGAAAGGAACAGACCATTTCAAGAGAACGATATATATGTACTTGGAACAGCGTGCGGAGGAAGATGCGCTATTTGCAAAGAAGTACCGCAACCCTGCCAAGAACATGGACGAGTGCGTGACCCACATTCTGAACTATGTGCAGAAAAGCGGTTGCAACGGTTTCACGGACGGAGAGATATTCGGGCAAGCCATCCACTACTATGAGGAAAACGAGATAGAGGTGGGCAAACCGATGGACTGCCAAGTGGTTGTGAACCACGTTGTGAAACTCACGGCAGAGGAAAAGGCGGAGGCACGTCAGAACGCTGTCCGCAAATACCAAGAGGAGGAACTCCGCAAGTTGCAGAACCGCCACAGACCGTCAGCGAGAAAAGAAAACCAACCCCAACCCTCATTATTTGATTTAGGCTTATGA
- the traJ gene encoding conjugative transposon protein TraJ: MKFDNLHQILRSLYEQMMPLCGDMAGVAKGIAGLGALFYVAYRVWQSLARAEPIDVFPMLRPFAIGLCIMFFPTVVLGTINSILSPVVQGTAKMLEAETLDMNRYREQKDKLEYEAMVRNPETAYLVSNEEFDKQLEELGWSPSDMVTMAGMYIDRGMYNMKKSIRDFFREILELLFQAAALVIDTVRTFFLVVLAILGPIAFALSVWDGFQNTLTQWICRYIQVYLWLPVSDMFSTILAKIQVLMLQNDIERMQADPNFSLDSSDGVYIVFLCIGIIGYFTIPTVAGWIIQAGGMGGYGRNVNQMAGRAGSMAGSVAGAAAGNAVGRVGKLLK, from the coding sequence ATGAAGTTCGACAACCTTCATCAGATTTTACGTTCACTTTATGAGCAGATGATGCCGCTGTGTGGGGACATGGCTGGTGTGGCGAAAGGCATCGCCGGGCTGGGTGCGCTGTTCTACGTCGCCTACCGGGTATGGCAGTCGCTGGCGAGAGCTGAACCGATAGACGTATTCCCGATGCTCCGTCCTTTTGCCATCGGTCTGTGCATCATGTTCTTCCCGACTGTGGTGCTGGGCACGATAAACAGCATCCTCTCACCCGTCGTACAGGGCACGGCAAAGATGCTGGAGGCGGAAACGCTGGACATGAACCGATACCGGGAGCAGAAGGACAAACTGGAATACGAGGCGATGGTACGCAACCCCGAAACCGCCTACCTCGTGTCCAACGAGGAATTTGACAAGCAACTGGAGGAACTCGGCTGGTCGCCCTCCGACATGGTGACGATGGCGGGAATGTATATCGACCGGGGAATGTACAACATGAAGAAGAGCATCCGCGACTTCTTCCGCGAGATACTCGAACTGCTGTTCCAAGCCGCCGCCCTCGTGATAGACACCGTCCGCACCTTCTTTCTCGTGGTGCTGGCGATTCTCGGTCCGATAGCCTTCGCCCTGTCGGTATGGGACGGTTTCCAAAACACGCTCACGCAGTGGATATGCCGCTATATACAGGTCTATCTGTGGCTACCGGTATCGGACATGTTCAGCACCATACTGGCGAAGATACAGGTTCTGATGCTGCAAAACGACATCGAGCGGATGCAGGCAGACCCGAACTTCTCGCTGGATTCGAGCGACGGGGTGTATATCGTATTCCTCTGCATCGGCATCATCGGCTACTTTACCATTCCCACCGTTGCGGGCTGGATTATCCAAGCCGGAGGCATGGGCGGTTACGGTCGCAACGTGAACCAGATGGCGGGACGAGCCGGAAGCATGGCGGGCAGCGTGGCGGGTGCAGCCGCAGGAAACGCAGTCGGACGTGTCGGCAAATTGCTGAAATAA
- a CDS encoding conjugal transfer protein TraO has translation MRKYIAIIIASLALFTGQAHAQRCLPKMQGIEVRADMADGFNLGGKDGGYSFGAALSTYTKKGNKWVFGGEYLLKNNPYKDTKIPVAQFTAEGGYYFKILSDARKIVFVYAGASALAGYEAVNWGKKVLHDGSTLHDRDAFIYGGALTLDVECYVADRIALLANLRERCLWGGDTRKFHTQFGVGIKFIIN, from the coding sequence ATGAGAAAGTACATCGCAATAATCATCGCGTCGCTTGCCCTTTTTACAGGGCAGGCGCACGCCCAGCGGTGTCTGCCGAAGATGCAGGGCATCGAGGTGAGGGCGGACATGGCGGACGGCTTCAATCTCGGCGGCAAGGACGGCGGGTACAGCTTCGGGGCGGCTCTCTCCACCTACACGAAGAAGGGGAACAAGTGGGTGTTCGGTGGCGAATACCTGTTGAAGAACAATCCCTACAAGGACACCAAGATACCCGTGGCGCAGTTCACGGCGGAGGGCGGCTATTACTTCAAGATACTGTCGGACGCCCGAAAGATTGTTTTCGTCTATGCCGGGGCTTCGGCTCTCGCCGGATATGAGGCGGTAAATTGGGGGAAGAAGGTGCTGCATGACGGCTCCACGCTGCACGACCGGGACGCCTTCATCTACGGCGGTGCGCTGACGCTCGATGTGGAGTGTTACGTGGCAGACCGTATCGCCCTGCTTGCCAACCTGCGGGAGCGTTGCCTTTGGGGTGGCGACACACGGAAGTTCCACACGCAGTTCGGGGTCGGTATCAAGTTCATCATCAACTGA
- a CDS encoding DUF6956 domain-containing protein — protein MNTTYQTLIVKFSEPITALDGIFDDTGAWGTDTLKGWIDDYESTRFTATDSHTAVITSEYNMECVKEWLQRQTPISEMREF, from the coding sequence ATGAACACGACCTATCAAACGCTGATAGTCAAGTTCAGCGAACCTATCACGGCATTGGACGGTATCTTTGACGATACCGGAGCGTGGGGAACGGACACCCTCAAGGGGTGGATAGATGATTACGAAAGCACACGTTTCACCGCCACCGACAGCCATACGGCAGTCATCACGAGCGAGTACAATATGGAATGTGTGAAAGAGTGGCTACAACGGCAGACCCCCATTTCCGAAATGCGAGAATTTTGA
- a CDS encoding glycoside hydrolase family protein, with the protein MMRVFMTMLCSLLTVCSVSAQISRQEGTDGQAAIYRLPLMERAFLCCRYFEGWHSEKHYPYVGWGHKLLPNEKYSARTMTKRDADELLRKDLRKFVAMFRKFGVDSILLGTLAYNVGPAKLLGSKTIPKSTLIKKLEAGDRNIYREYIAFCNYKGKRHAMLLKRRKAEFALLYIP; encoded by the coding sequence ATGATGCGTGTATTCATGACAATGCTCTGTTCACTTCTGACGGTCTGTTCTGTGTCCGCGCAGATCAGCCGCCAAGAGGGAACGGACGGGCAGGCGGCAATCTACCGACTGCCGCTTATGGAACGTGCTTTTTTATGCTGCCGCTACTTTGAAGGCTGGCACTCAGAAAAACACTACCCATACGTCGGTTGGGGTCACAAACTTTTGCCAAACGAGAAGTATTCGGCACGAACCATGACAAAACGGGATGCGGATGAACTTTTGCGGAAAGACCTGCGCAAATTTGTCGCCATGTTCCGTAAATTCGGGGTTGATTCGATTTTGCTTGGCACGTTAGCTTACAATGTGGGACCGGCGAAGCTGTTAGGCAGCAAAACAATCCCCAAAAGCACCTTAATCAAGAAGCTGGAAGCTGGTGACAGGAACATCTACCGTGAGTATATAGCCTTCTGCAACTACAAAGGAAAACGCCACGCCATGCTGCTCAAACGGAGAAAGGCGGAGTTTGCGCTGTTGTATATCCCATAA
- the traN gene encoding conjugative transposon protein TraN — MRKVIIMFALAMGIITANAQENVTVETTNGSEQPTLTKEVYPQKEADGDLYHGLSRKLTFDRMIPPHGLEVTYDKTVHVIFPAEVRYVDLGSPDLIAGKADGAENIIRVKATVRNFPNETNMSVITEDGSFYTFNVKYAAEPLLLNVEMCDFIHDGSTVNRPNNAQEIYLKELGSESPMLVRLIMKSIHKQNKREVKHIGCKRFGIQYLLKGIYTHNGLLYFHTEIKNQSNVPFDVDYITWKIVDKKVAKRTAVQEQIILPLRAQNYATLVPGKKSERTVFTMAKFTIPDDKCLVVELNEKNGGRHQSFVIENEDLVRAGTINELQVR, encoded by the coding sequence ATGAGAAAAGTAATCATCATGTTTGCCCTCGCTATGGGCATCATAACTGCCAACGCGCAGGAGAATGTAACCGTTGAAACGACCAACGGAAGTGAACAACCGACCTTGACGAAGGAGGTCTATCCGCAGAAGGAGGCGGACGGCGACCTATATCACGGGCTGTCACGCAAGCTGACCTTCGACCGCATGATACCGCCGCACGGTCTGGAAGTGACCTACGACAAGACCGTCCACGTCATTTTTCCGGCGGAGGTGCGCTATGTCGATTTAGGCTCGCCCGACCTGATTGCCGGGAAAGCCGACGGAGCGGAGAACATCATCCGTGTGAAGGCTACCGTAAGGAATTTTCCCAACGAAACGAATATGTCCGTCATCACGGAGGACGGCAGTTTCTACACCTTCAACGTGAAGTACGCCGCCGAACCGCTGTTGCTCAACGTGGAGATGTGCGACTTCATCCATGACGGCAGCACGGTGAACCGCCCGAACAACGCGCAGGAAATCTATCTGAAAGAGCTGGGCAGCGAAAGCCCGATGCTGGTGCGCCTTATCATGAAGTCCATCCACAAACAGAACAAGCGCGAGGTGAAGCATATCGGCTGCAAGCGTTTCGGCATCCAATACCTGTTGAAAGGCATCTACACGCACAACGGCTTGCTTTATTTCCACACGGAGATAAAGAACCAGAGCAACGTGCCTTTCGATGTGGACTACATCACTTGGAAAATCGTGGACAAGAAGGTTGCGAAGCGTACTGCCGTGCAGGAGCAGATTATTCTGCCGCTCCGCGCGCAGAACTACGCCACCCTCGTGCCGGGCAAAAAGAGCGAGCGCACGGTCTTCACGATGGCGAAGTTCACCATCCCCGATGACAAGTGCCTCGTGGTGGAATTGAACGAGAAGAACGGCGGCCGTCACCAGTCCTTCGTGATTGAGAACGAGGATTTGGTACGCGCGGGTACCATCAACGAACTTCAAGTACGCTGA
- a CDS encoding DUF3873 domain-containing protein, which produces MTTRMTINGVSTCAEAGTEKYERFQSGIGRRRRTLVQYDYRHPIDRELFSCVKPTLDECRAARDKWLNAKKGKEDRL; this is translated from the coding sequence ATGACAACACGAATGACCATCAACGGAGTAAGCACCTGCGCGGAAGCAGGTACGGAGAAATACGAGCGTTTCCAATCGGGTATCGGAAGACGCAGGCGGACACTTGTGCAGTACGACTACCGCCACCCCATAGACAGAGAATTGTTCTCTTGTGTCAAACCCACGTTGGACGAGTGCCGAGCCGCACGGGACAAGTGGCTGAACGCAAAGAAGGGAAAGGAGGACAGACTATGA
- a CDS encoding PcfJ domain-containing protein, whose amino-acid sequence MKPKTKIQKEVARLSANLRPISATQIDWAYRHCVEHIGYRTKKGNITCSDCGHEWHSDSGLCDTLEGCTCPKCHAELKVQDTRRRIYKETQNFSVITTCKGYQVIRVAQVRCESRKGEPMRFYCHEVVQRWISPDGKVTDMALLRGFLFCYCDVWALGSDMEVRPHNSLYDDVVARSCAYPKMRILPQLRRNGFKGDFHGISPVRLFKALLSDPRIETLMKGGEIEVMKHFLFNTRTADECWASYLIAKRHKYQIDNLSMWCDYLRMLKKLGQDLRNPKNICPEDFMAAHDNATRKIEAIHEKERAAEQRRWEIERREREQQRQLQRKKDAEDFIANKSKFFGLVITDEEIIVKVLESIDEYYNEGKTQGICVFGSGYYKKADTLILSARIGDEIIETVEVDLRTLEVVQCHGKHNQDTEYHERIIDLVNKNANLIRERMKAA is encoded by the coding sequence ATGAAACCGAAGACCAAGATACAGAAAGAGGTGGCAAGACTTTCCGCCAACCTTCGCCCCATATCAGCGACACAAATAGATTGGGCATACCGCCACTGCGTTGAGCATATCGGCTACCGCACCAAGAAAGGGAACATCACCTGTTCCGACTGCGGTCACGAGTGGCACAGCGACAGCGGACTATGCGACACCCTTGAAGGCTGCACCTGCCCCAAATGCCATGCCGAACTCAAAGTGCAGGACACACGCAGACGCATCTACAAGGAAACGCAGAATTTCAGCGTGATAACCACCTGCAAAGGGTATCAGGTAATCCGCGTGGCGCAGGTCAGATGCGAGAGCAGGAAAGGCGAACCGATGCGTTTCTACTGCCACGAGGTCGTGCAGCGTTGGATTTCACCCGACGGCAAGGTTACGGACATGGCGTTGCTCCGTGGCTTCCTTTTCTGCTATTGCGATGTGTGGGCATTAGGCAGCGATATGGAGGTAAGACCGCACAACAGCCTATACGATGATGTGGTGGCAAGAAGCTGTGCATATCCAAAGATGAGGATATTGCCCCAACTCAGACGTAACGGCTTCAAGGGCGATTTCCACGGCATCTCCCCCGTGCGTCTTTTCAAAGCCTTGCTTTCAGACCCAAGAATTGAAACCCTTATGAAAGGCGGTGAGATTGAGGTCATGAAACACTTTCTTTTCAATACCCGTACTGCCGATGAATGTTGGGCATCATATCTGATTGCCAAGCGTCACAAGTATCAGATAGACAACCTCTCAATGTGGTGCGACTATCTGCGTATGCTCAAAAAACTCGGTCAAGACCTCCGTAACCCGAAGAACATCTGTCCCGAAGATTTCATGGCGGCACACGACAACGCAACCCGAAAAATTGAAGCCATACACGAGAAGGAAAGAGCCGCAGAGCAACGCCGTTGGGAGATTGAAAGGCGTGAGCGTGAGCAACAGCGACAACTCCAACGAAAGAAAGATGCGGAGGATTTCATCGCCAACAAATCCAAATTCTTCGGCTTGGTAATCACGGACGAGGAAATAATCGTCAAGGTGCTTGAAAGCATAGACGAGTATTACAACGAGGGCAAGACGCAGGGCATCTGCGTGTTTGGCAGTGGATACTACAAGAAAGCCGACACCCTCATACTATCGGCAAGGATTGGCGATGAGATTATTGAAACCGTAGAGGTGGACTTGCGAACCCTCGAAGTGGTGCAGTGCCACGGCAAGCACAACCAGGACACCGAATATCACGAGCGCATCATAGACCTTGTGAACAAGAACGCCAACCTTATCCGTGAGCGGATGAAAGCGGCATAG
- the traK gene encoding conjugative transposon protein TraK, producing MEFKSLRNIESSFRQIRLFGIVFLSLCAVVTVWSVWNSYRFAEKQREKIYVLDNGKSLMLALSQDLSQNRPAEAREHVRRFHEMFFTLSPEKSAIEHNVKRALLLADKSVYHYYSDFAEKGYYNRIIAGNINQVLKVDSVVCDFNAYPYRAVTYATQKIIRQSNVTERSLVTTCRLLNASRSDDNPNGFTIEGFTIIENKDLQTIKR from the coding sequence ATGGAATTCAAATCACTTAGAAACATCGAATCGTCGTTCAGGCAGATACGCCTGTTCGGTATCGTCTTCCTCTCGCTGTGCGCCGTGGTGACGGTGTGGAGCGTGTGGAACTCCTACCGTTTCGCAGAGAAGCAACGGGAGAAAATCTATGTGCTGGACAACGGCAAGAGCCTGATGCTCGCCTTGTCTCAGGATTTGTCGCAGAACCGCCCGGCGGAGGCACGGGAACATGTGCGCCGTTTCCACGAGATGTTCTTCACGCTATCACCTGAAAAAAGCGCGATTGAACACAACGTGAAACGTGCCTTGCTGCTGGCGGACAAGAGCGTGTACCACTATTATTCGGACTTCGCGGAGAAGGGGTACTACAACCGCATCATCGCCGGGAACATCAACCAAGTGCTGAAGGTGGACAGCGTGGTGTGCGACTTCAACGCCTATCCCTACCGTGCCGTGACCTACGCCACACAGAAAATCATCCGGCAGAGCAACGTCACCGAGCGCAGCCTCGTGACCACCTGCCGCCTGCTGAACGCATCGCGGTCGGATGACAACCCGAACGGTTTTACCATCGAGGGTTTCACCATCATTGAGAACAAGGATTTACAGACTATCAAACGGTAA
- the traM gene encoding conjugative transposon protein TraM, with protein MEQTKNEPTKENKAAPETGKPKKEREPLTEAQRLKRQKMIVLPAMVLVFIGAMWLIFAPSSGKEQPPGTDGYNTEMPDADKANRQIIGDKLKAYEHGEMEERQESRNRAIGQLGDMFDREIAGTENGVDFDLANPGGKEERAKPATPQTIQSSAAAYRDLNATLGNFYDQPKNDNAEMDELLERIASLESELESERGKASSMDEQVALMEKSYELAAKYMGGQNGGQPSAEQRAEPTTVQKGKKNKAMPIRQVEHQVVSSLSQPMSNAEFVAALSQERNRGFNTAVGTAEVLDRNTIPACVHGAQSVTDGQTVRLRLLEPMAVAGRTIPRGAVVVGTGKIQGERLDIEITSLEYDGTIIPVELAVYDTDGQPGIFIPNSMEMNAVREVAANMGGSLGSSINISTNAGAQLASDLGKGLIQGTSQYIAKKMRTVKVHLKAGYRVMLYQEKY; from the coding sequence ATGGAACAGACAAAGAATGAACCGACGAAAGAGAACAAAGCTGCTCCCGAAACGGGGAAACCGAAAAAGGAGCGCGAACCGCTGACAGAGGCGCAACGGCTGAAACGGCAGAAGATGATCGTGCTGCCCGCTATGGTGTTGGTGTTCATCGGGGCGATGTGGCTGATATTCGCCCCGTCCTCCGGCAAGGAGCAACCGCCGGGAACGGACGGATACAACACCGAGATGCCCGACGCTGACAAGGCGAACCGGCAGATTATCGGCGACAAGCTGAAAGCCTACGAGCATGGGGAGATGGAAGAGCGTCAGGAGAGCCGCAACCGTGCCATCGGGCAGCTGGGCGACATGTTCGACCGCGAGATAGCGGGAACGGAGAACGGAGTGGACTTCGACCTCGCCAATCCGGGCGGCAAGGAAGAAAGGGCAAAGCCAGCCACGCCGCAGACCATCCAGTCCTCCGCAGCCGCCTACCGTGACCTGAACGCCACGCTCGGAAACTTCTACGACCAGCCGAAAAACGACAATGCGGAGATGGACGAATTGTTGGAGCGCATCGCATCGCTGGAGTCGGAACTGGAAAGCGAGAGGGGCAAGGCTTCCTCTATGGACGAGCAGGTGGCTCTTATGGAGAAGTCCTACGAGCTGGCGGCAAAGTACATGGGCGGTCAGAACGGAGGACAGCCATCGGCGGAACAGAGGGCAGAGCCAACTACCGTGCAGAAAGGGAAGAAGAACAAGGCAATGCCTATCAGACAGGTGGAGCATCAAGTAGTTTCTTCACTCTCACAGCCTATGAGTAACGCGGAGTTTGTCGCCGCCTTATCGCAGGAACGCAACCGGGGTTTCAACACGGCTGTCGGCACGGCGGAGGTATTGGACAGGAACACCATACCGGCGTGCGTGCATGGGGCGCAGAGCGTGACGGACGGGCAGACGGTAAGGCTGCGCCTGCTGGAGCCTATGGCGGTGGCAGGCAGGACAATACCCCGGGGTGCGGTGGTGGTCGGCACGGGCAAGATACAGGGTGAGCGGCTCGACATCGAGATTACCTCGCTGGAATACGACGGCACGATTATCCCCGTGGAGCTTGCGGTCTATGACACGGACGGACAGCCCGGCATCTTCATCCCGAACTCGATGGAGATGAACGCCGTCCGGGAGGTCGCCGCCAACATGGGCGGCTCGCTGGGAAGCAGCATCAACATCTCCACCAATGCCGGGGCGCAGCTCGCCTCCGACTTGGGCAAGGGGCTGATACAAGGCACGAGCCAGTACATCGCCAAAAAGATGCGAACCGTCAAGGTGCATCTGAAAGCCGGGTACAGGGTCATGCTTTACCAAGAAAAATATTGA